The genome window cagacacatcacGAGAGAGCGAaaaagagagacggagagaatcCAGGAATCCAGACATACTTTTATTGTGAGTAAAATAAGGTAAGAGCAAAATACATTGTGTTTTAATGCAGCtgttgggaaaaaaatatgGTGAAcgtaactgaaaaataaagtGAAGTAGCTGAAGAATACTTTCACTTGGTACGATTACATTTCCCTCCAATCGCTGTAGACAAATTCTGTATGTTAGCGTAATCAGGTAGCCAGAACATTTACTTTagtttggaagaaaaaaaaaaggtaaataatttatattatatttcctGAAGAACATGAGCAGTGAAAATGCCCCAGTCTGTGAACTCTGCCCCCTGGCTTAATGCCAAAACCATGTGGATGTTTTGCAGACAAAAGGAGAAATGAAAAACGTGAGATGAGGACAATACGACAGCATGTACACGTTAAACTCACATCCAGTGGAGTTGGTTTGTCTCTCCACTAGATGGTGGAGGCTTTATGCTTTAAGAGTTTGTCTGAGATTCTCGTTTCGAGAGTGAGTGCCTGTAGGATTCACAGATTTACCGTACCTGGACCCATCATTCTAACCAGTAAAATCATTTCTTTTCAAtgacttttttgtcttttaacttcaagagaaagaaatgaaggaAAGCTGATGTATGTAGGAACCACTGTTTAGAGCTGGAACTTTTATTGTAGATGTTCTACAGCACTACACGTAGCCGTGAATAACATGTTGTTCTTTATTAAAACTATCGCTGTGGTGTGAGGGGAgtaaaacacacaaggagatGCTGTGTTGGCAAAATGACAAACTTCAGAGTGGTTACAGCAGATCCACTCCATGACACTGGTGACAATATAATTAAGTAGTTTactgttataattttataaacaacAGTAAGGTGAAGTACAAATTCCACAGTACAAACATATTccatgcaaaaaatattttccagCACTATAAACTCACTTACACTCACTCTGCTTATCTTTTAGTCACTTCCTATTGGATAACAGCCATGTGGGGTCACAAATTCCGACTGCTGCTTCTAATCCACTTCCTGTTGTCCGACATGGCCCAtctacaagccccgccctcTTCACGCTTCAAAAACAGAATTGGGTTTGGCTTTTCCTCCACCAATTCTCCTTCCTTATCTGCAGTCCCACCTGAGAAACCGAGGTCCATCCGAGGTGAAAAACCTAACAGTGACCCAGTCCTCGACCTGGTCTCTGGCCTTGCAGTATCTTTAGATGGTCTTGTGCATCTCCATGGGAATTTGAGCTGCAAGGAGCTGGAGGCAGGGCCTTGGAACGGGGCAGGGTTTTCACATGAGCTTTTGGGGTTGGTCATTGTGCCTGTACTAGTGTCTGCAGGATGTGAATATGAGGCAGAGGAACTGGTGAGGAACTTGTTTACAATGCTGGGTGAGGATGACACACAAGAGCTCCTGGAGGACATAGTTGTTCTGATTAGAAGGTCATTTCTAAATCGCTTAAATTCCCCATCCATTCCAACCAAGTCAAGCCATCAGTCGGAGCGCCACCTGCAAGCCATGATGTTCAACATCCAACAGCTGGCGGAGCGTCAAGATGTGGCTGAAAATGTTTCTGGCTTGGAGAAGCGATGCCAAGGCTGGATGAGGATAAAGGGCATGGTCTTATTAGGTCAGAATATCAATCATGAAAAGCTGCGTCTCAGTGAAGCAAAGCGTGTTTGCCGAAAAATGGGATTTGTTTGCGCAGGCGTGACGCATGATGTCCCTAACAGCCCTGAGTCCTACCATATTGTTCTCAGACCAGGCAGCTGGCTCATGCCCTCATCTACTTTGAACCAATCAGAAAGCTGGATTCAGAACTGTAGGGTGTGGCCTGTACGCTGGCGAAGACATGGCGTTCATCAGCCAGGCTGTGCTAATGAAAAAGAGGAGCGTGTGTATAAAGTGGTGGAGTGGATCCCTGCAGTCTCCACGCTCTATAACCTGGGGACAGCTGTTTATTATGCCTCCATGCGCTGCTCCGATACAGCAAAAGAAAGAGCCCTGATGAGTGCTGTGGATCTGGGGACCGATGCTATCGTAGCAGCCACTGGTGGCACAGCAGGCGTAGCTGGATATGCcttgggggcggggcttaaaACAAGCCTAAAAGCAGGAGTTAAATACCTGCTGAATAGAATGACCCAGGAAGAAGACCTAGTCTTAAACCAAAACAGCTGGGAGGATGGAGCTATTAGcttacaatattaataatagtaataataatcgtaaataataataataataataataataatttgtaacaATCGTTGGGTGCCTTTTCACTGTACAGTTTATTTAACAGTAGAAAACTACAACAGTTCTTTTTCCAAAGGAAGCAACATTTAGGGCAAAAACCTAAAATGATTTCTGGTTTTGATGTAGAGTCCAAAAAATCCTGATGTCTGAGAACTGAGAAATGTACAGTCTGGTCACATGAGACATGTCTGTCTCTGTACTTGTGTAAACTCTGTACTCTGGAACTCAAGCCAATGTTTACTGACACCGCAAAGAACAACAAAAGATTTTTGATTTTTGGTGTCTGCATTaaaatcatgtttgttttttatcacaGCGTTCTAATGTAAACACTGATGAATGACTGTCGTTTGAATTCATCTAATggaatatatttacatttggcagacgctcttatccagagcgacttacatttttttatctcattacacatctaagcagttgagggttaagggccttgctcaagggcccaacagtggcaacttggtggttgtgggattttgaacctgggatcttccaaaccatagtccaatgccttaaccactgagctacccctgacccataTTTCCATTAGATCCTGTTTAGATGTACATTTCGAgtgtgcagtaaaaaaaatgtaaatacataaaatgcatgaaataatacagaaaataattaaaaataaataaataaataaaatgtcctgCTGTGTAGTAAAAAGAGAACTTATTGGATGTGTGACTCCTCGCAGTTTCTAGGTAAATAAACTAGATTTTAGAAAATTCCTAGATTTGTTTTTAGTTGTCCAGATGATTGAATTATTACCAACATGACttaaaatgaaaacactttGCTAATTATATGCTATACTGAATTTAAGGTACGGTGGCCGCTCAGAACAAAGCACTTACAAAAGTGAAAGCACAAACAGTACTGCACTGCAAATACAAAAGCACATGCAAAAGTCTAAGCACATGGTTAAACaactatgtttaaataaattaaggcTAATATTTATCATatgattttattctgttttcataataataaacaacacaatgtttctaataaatttaaaacaaacagttaattttgttcagatttttttggggGACCAATACGTTTACACGATATTGTGTTGTCTGACTAAAACCTGACTTTTAAGATAAATCTAAACAAAGTCAGGCTGAAATCACACTTCTCAAAGTCGCACCAGATAATGCGCTTAGGAGTCGAGCTGCTCCTGCACGTATACCTTTAGTCCAATACAGGAATCGGTCGAGGTACTCTGGACATGTCCTACACTTCTCACCCTGGGCTTTGACcaggaacttaaaaaaaatgcatacagtaatagtaaaaaatatgcatgttgttttagtcaagacctttataattattctaccatcatcactcagtgaagttctgcccataatctgttaacgaCTAACagatgggaatgactgctggcTCGCAAATTACATAAACTGcctgaataacagattacattaaaaaaaacaacaatacgAAAtaactttgtaacgcgttacacccaacactggtaaCACCATAACCACAAGGGATAGAGTGTGTCTCATCATGCTTCACTCATACAAAAAGTACAGCAAATGCACAGCGCTTCACTGGtaaaaagggtcatttgtttggtgATTGTTTTGGTGTGTGATGTCAACTGGCAATACAATGATAACAAGCTAAAAAGAGAGTGTAGTGGAGTCAGGTGTACTTCGGTCAATAAATTAATTCTCCTGCCCTGCTTGTGTACTGGAACATGGACAGTGATCCAGTACACAAGCACAATACGTTGAGCTGTAACCACAGCAAGTAAACACACAGAATAATTGGCATCTCCTTCACTGGTACTTCCTGTTCTGTGTAGCCGCTAGGTCAAATCAAGCTCATCACTCCCCCTACTGTCCCGGGGCACTTCAGGTGTAGCGTTTCCCTTTTGTATGTGCTAGATTCCTAGGGTTTGCCTGTTccataatgtaaatataataaaaaataaaacactacacATAGTGctggtaataatattaatactgcATGCTTTATTTCACTTATATCATAGTAGttcttggacaccatcaaggtagaaagttttttcagtacaaTAATTGGACAGTTTGCTTCATTTATGTTccaaaccctggcctcccaggaactcctttaatggcccaacaTCTGGAGATGTCTTTGAGCGAGCTCAGGACCTTATACAATgactgtacagtagatgtagCAATAACTCGCAGCCcattaatgtgcaagtggtgttgatgaatgattgtgtgtacagttcacccAGATGGCGGCATCTTTTCAGCAAGATGGATTTTCAAGGACTAGGTTTTCCATTCGCTGAATGTTTAAGGGAaggactgcagtgggctccgagccacctcaggCGATAACTCACGGACATACGACCTTCATTAAAAAGTTcacaccgttcaaatgtttcaCTACAGCTAACGgtctcatcatcgtactgtgGTTTAAGTAGTAAAGCATTCAGACCTTGAAATAATAACGAAACGAATATCCAAACTTCAGACATAAACTCTTAGAACTCAAACAATTATACATTGACCTGGTATTCAGGGTggcacgatggtgtagtggttagcactgtcgccttgcacctccaggggccaggctcgattcccctctctgtgtgcctggagtttgcatgttatccctgtgcttgatgggtttcatcGCAAATTTTACATagtatgtgtgtttgccctgcgatggattggcaccctatccagggtgtaccccgcctcgtgccctaagtctcctgggataggctccagaccccctgcgaccctgaacacaggataaagtggcatGGACaatgagcgagagagagagtgatgcgGTATAcatcatttaaagatttaaaaaatagattttggaCGTTCTAAGTTTGGTTATATGTAGAAAGGCTGCTGTTAAGAAGCGCTGTGGGGGATCTCCACTCAGTGTAGGTGTGATGTTTAACACAGTCTCATTCGATCCTGAGTCAGAATCTTAACTGTAGTGATGTTATGTATGACACTGAAGCTTGTGTCAAGCAGAAGGGATGTTCCCAAATAAAGCCTTTACTTCTAAGCCTGTCGTTTTCCTGAGAGTCATGTGACCAGTGACAAACGAGGCCGCGTGTTATCCTGAATCACATGACTGACTCTTTCTGCGCTTGTTCACTTGGCATCTCACTTTTGGGAATCAATATTTTggagagttgttttttttttattcataaatcaaGATATAaggaaaagatttattttttttgcatttcataataaattttatttttacttcttatCTAATATATGAATTAGGAAGATGCACACAAAAACTATCTCATAAACTCTATTATTGTTGTATCtaggtttttatttatctgaatgatttttttattgtattttaattattgatttctgtattgcaTTACTATTTGCTACACAAAATTTGGCCACTAGATGTCAGTACAATAAACCCTTAAATGAAGATTTATTAACTCAATCTTTTCTATTGGCTGGGAAGCCCTATGCAGTAAAAGGCTTAAATTACTGGTTATGgcctaaaaaaatgaaatataagatAGAATAagaagatagaaagatagaaagagTTTCCTGCAATTATAGATAAGAAAAATTGAAAgaacataaaattttaaacctacgaatttacagatttacagttacaataaaattaaatgttacatatatACGTTATAAGACGTATATACCTAAATACGTATATAAAGtgtatgtaaaatatgtatGCAATATGAATGATCAGTCGTTGGACTGGTTAATTATGTTTGGATGCAGATGGATGTGTGAAGAGGGTGATGGGCTGATGTTGACCTTATTGTCAATGTCGTCCGAACAcatgttttttgtgtaaaatcaatctttgtttttcattggataattttttacatgaatatgtgtttatattgtttatatattatgtCTGGTCAGCATTTCTATATAAAACAGCTTTTAAACTATCAGATCACTGATCAGTCTCATCATCAGATCTTACCCTTATAAACACCTTCTAATCCTGTCACtgtttaaagacattaaagTATGCTTCGCCTGATTCTTATATATCACCTATTTCATATCAATTAacccatataaataaaagaaaagttttatccctacattggtcagaactcgctcttttaatgatatcttcacattggaggacccaaaaccagAAAACCATTTTCTCCCTGTCAGTCTGTCTATCTATATGTCTTTTCAGcgagattttgtcacagcatcacgcaaaactagCTGGACAAAATTTAATGATGGTGTTCAGTTCAACAAGCTCTGTTTCGAGAGCTCATTcgtaagtccagtttgttcgtaagtccaacagctattgtctaggtactaggatactaacacaatttgGCTGaacacactataacatgtttcatgattttgtccttgttctttagaatcgtgccaaagtttaaacaaatcatGTTAAAAGTATAAGCAATGTCTTCCATCTTTTCACCTTACTCTATTCTTTCAATTATTCACATTTAGGCTTTTGGTGCTCTTATCCAAACTGACTtataaaagtgctttgaagttcccgtcattggatagatccttacactgtgTTACtcggttactaactaagtgccatcagtcaaacatcAGTGTTgggaagctttttttttggcttttcgAGCCCGTTCCATTctgaagtgtacttcacagggtgctccctactccctgctccTTTTTTAGTGAATATAGTTAAAGGGAACTTCCCTTGATAAAACAAAGTCACCAGTGCAGATGTCACTTCCTCCGTattattaatgatgatgataataataataataaaaataataataataataataataattgattaaagatgtagcaagatttatttttcttttacagattactagcctatataatattaaagttttattgatttaatttaagtttacatttttgtatcatatttacattatgtcattgtcaataataatgataataaacatttaaatcttttttcaaGCTCTACTTTTTTGAGAAAAGAATGATGGCAGATGGCATTTTTGGTTTGCTACAGGTGGATAATTTGAGTtctactttttatttcataaatacgaGGATAAATCAAATAGACATTGAGTATTTTGTTTGAACGTATCCTTTAACTCAGCATCAAAAGTTCAaaatgggttttttttgtagGATGCAGAAATAATATCTCATTTTCTCTGTAGCAGTAGAACACTCTGTAGAGGGTTTAAGGTTACTAACCCCTgacctagttaaacaaccagacagtaaggctttagaatagtccaacctagaggtaagaaagcataaaatatttttctgcattgtttagtgacaatatattcctcatcttggcaatatttctgagatgaaagaatgctatccatGTATTGTTTCCTACGTTAGCTTTAAATGAcagactggaatctataatcacaccgaggtcttttactgttgcacttattggaacagaaaggccatctaaagttacagtgtgatcagaaatcttacttctagctgcatgtggtcctagcaccagaacttctgtcttatcaggattaaaaAGTCTAGATGCATTTCTTCCGTGATCTCCGAGAGATGGTACGTGGGACCAGCCGTTTGAGTGTtagagggaacgtggtgcggGGCGGGGAGTGATTGCTTTCAGACATCCTGGGATATAAACGCTGGACATGTGATCCAACTGCCATGATTGAACATGCACGTACTCATGTTTGTATCTTGTAAagttcgtaactcgaatgtttgtatAGGTGACAGTGtacttagatctctgcctgaagtttaatctgcaccatcagtgaatctaaatgttgagtaaaagtgatgttatgaacagttatgtgtgggatttaataatctactgtaaaataatctacctcaaataataataataataataataataataataataataataataatatcactgattacattaaccttttaactgttCCTAGTATTCATAAAAAGAAGAGCCGTTTAAACGGCGCGCGCTGCCGTGACGCACTTTAACTTTCGCAGCGTCATTTCTTGGAAGCGCCGAGTCTCACAGCTTTAAGTTTCGCTCTCCCAGTTCCTCATAGTCTCCCACTTCCGCGAGTTTGATTGACGGGGCCTGGCGTCCAATCGTATTCCTCAAACTTTGTCACGTGCGTAGCACTTTAATTAGGGCGGGAGGTGGAAGTCGAGCAGCCAACTCGTGGAGCTGAACAGAGGAACAGAGCGGCGCGTTTTGACCAATGAGCTGCAGGGAGAGGCGGGACTTACAGCAACGCCGCGTTCAAGTCTTCCAGCAGGAGaattgtttatttgtgtttttcgGTGATATTTGTCGCGATTGTAGGTTTTAATAAGCTGGGGAGGGtggagtggtgtgtgtgagttacACCAGGTCAATGTCAGTGACGGGTTTGGTCTAAGTTTAGCTCGtggattacaaaaaaataagtaaaaaaaataaaaaaaacacaggtaaGTTACCTAAAGAGGAGCTCTGGGTTTGGATGTTGTCTTAAAATAaactgtgttattattattatta of Clarias gariepinus isolate MV-2021 ecotype Netherlands chromosome 6, CGAR_prim_01v2, whole genome shotgun sequence contains these proteins:
- the apof gene encoding uncharacterized protein apof; this encodes MWGHKFRLLLLIHFLLSDMAHLQAPPSSRFKNRIGFGFSSTNSPSLSAVPPEKPRSIRGEKPNSDPVLDLVSGLAVSLDGLVHLHGNLSCKELEAGPWNGAGFSHELLGLVIVPVLVSAGCEYEAEELVRNLFTMLGEDDTQELLEDIVVLIRRSFLNRLNSPSIPTKSSHQSERHLQAMMFNIQQLAERQDVAENVSGLEKRCQGWMRIKGMVLLGQNINHEKLRLSEAKRVCRKMGFVCAGVTHDVPNSPESYHIVLRPGSWLMPSSTLNQSESWIQNCRVWPVRWRRHGVHQPGCANEKEERVYKVVEWIPAVSTLYNLGTAVYYASMRCSDTAKERALMSAVDLGTDAIVAATGGTAGVAGYALGAGLKTSLKAGVKYLLNRMTQEEDLVLNQNSWEDGAISLQY